The Aegilops tauschii subsp. strangulata cultivar AL8/78 unplaced genomic scaffold, Aet v6.0 ptg000414l_obj, whole genome shotgun sequence genome includes a window with the following:
- the LOC120966709 gene encoding photosystem II protein D1 produces the protein MTAILERRESTSLWGRFCNWITSTENRLYIGWFGVLMIPTLLTATSVFIIAFIAAPPVDIDGIREPVSGSLLYGNNIISGAIIPTSAAIGLHFYPIWEAASVDEWLYNGGPYELIVLHFLLGVACYMGREWELSFRLGMRPWIAVAYSAPVAAATAVFLIYPIGQGSFSDGMPLGISGTFNFMIVFQAEHNILMHPFHMLGVAGVFGGSLFSAMHGSLVTSSLIRETTENESANEGYKFGQEEETYNIVAAHGYFGRLIFQYASFNNSRSLHFFLAAWPVVGIWFTALGISTMAFNLNGFNFNQSVVDSQGRVINTWADIINRANLGMEVMHERNAHNFPLDLAAVEVPSING, from the coding sequence ATGACTGCAATTTTAGAGAGACGCGAAAGTACAAGCCTGTGGGGTCGCTTCTGCAACTGGATAACTAGCACTGAAAATCGTCTTTACATCGGATGGTTCGGTGTTTTGATGATCCCTACCTTATTGACCGCAACTTCTGTATTTATTATCGCCTTCATCGCTGCCCCTCCAGTAGATATTGATGGTATTCGTGAGCCTGTTTCTGGTTCTTTACTTTATGGAAACAATATTATCTCTGGTGCTATTATCCCTACTTCTGCGGCGATCGGATTGCACTTTTACCCAATTTGGGAAGCTGCATCTGTTGATGAGTGGTTATACAATGGTGGTCCTTATGAGCTAATTGTTCTACACTTCTTACTTGGTGTAGCTTGTTATATGGGTCGTGAGTGGGAACTTAGTTTCCGTCTGGGTATGCGTCCTTGGATTGCTGTTGCATATTCAGCTCCTGTTGCAGCTGCTACTGCTGTTTTCTTGATTTACCCTATTGGTCAAGGAAGCTTTTCTGATGGTATGCCTTTAGGAATCTCTGGTACTTTCAACTTTATGATTGTATTCCAGGCAGAGCACAACATCCTTATGCATCCATTCCACATGTTAGGTGTAGCTGGTGTATTCGGCGGTTCCCTATTCAGTGCTATGCATGGTTCCTTGGTAACCTCTAGTTTGATCAGGGAAACTACTGAAAATGAATCTGCTAATGAGGGTTACAAATTTGGTCAAGAGGAAGAAACTTATAATATTGTGGCTGCTCATGGTTATTTTGGCCGATTAATCTTCCAATATGCTAGTTTCAACAACTCTCGTTCTTTACACTTCTTCTTGGCTGCTTGGCCTGTAGTAGGAATCTGGTTCACTGCTTTAGGTATTAGTACTATGGCTTTCAACCTAAATGGTTTCAATTTCAACCAATCTGTAGTTGATAGTCAAGGTCGCGTTATTAATACTTGGGCTGATATCATCAACCGTGCTAACCTTGGTATGGAAGTAATGCAC